From the Rhodoflexus caldus genome, the window ATGCCAATAAGTTCAGTCCGCGGGCAACCTGCATACCGCTTTGTACAATCGCATAGGCTTTCTCGTACAGTTTCATGAAGTTCTGCTCTGTCCAAAGCGTGTAGCTGGTGTTGTGGGTAAACGGAATGGCATCGGGGTTGAACTGCACGGCTTTGTTACCTGCTTCTGCAAGAATATAAAGCCTGTTGATAGCGTTGAACCGATGTGACACGCCAAGTCCGCCGTAAGGCCGTTGCAGAGTAAATCCGTAATGCAAATTGCTGTAAACAGAGGTATTGCGTGTACGGGCACTGTCATAGCGATTCATTTGCAAGTTCAAATCTAATGCCCAGCCTTCCACGGTATTAAACTGAATGCCATTGATGGGAGCAGATATATCAAAATTGACCCTTTTAGATGATTTATTATACCGATAACCTGTCAGTATGTTAATAGGCTTAAATTTATTGCGAATTTCATCTACCGAATCCTTGTAAGGCACCGACTCTACTACCTGCCGAATGCTGTCTTTCAGCACATAGTCCGTGCGTTCCTCATCGGTCAGGGGAATGGGGCGAACCTGTGCCCAGTAGTTGGTATCGGCCATGTTAGCTTCTTTTTCTACCCGTATCAGTTCTCCTTTGAAAAAATTTTTGTCATAGGGTTGGTCTAATTTGTCCGATACGGACTGCGCAACCGATGTGCTGTCAGATTTATTAACAGGCGGTTTTTCCATTGTTTTGGCAGTTGCAACAGGCTGCCTGCTGCGGGCTTTTCGGGCTGGTGCTGTCTTAGCAAGGGCAGGCGTTTGTTTTTCCTGCACAACGGATGCAGTGGAGGTGTAGTACTTGGAAGGCAGGACATAAGAGGAAAACACACCCGTATAACTGCCCGCAAACTTGAGCTTAATACCTAATATTTCAATGCCGCCGCTTCCGTCTATTACCTGCGAACCAAGCATCCAGACTTGGTCGCTGACGGGTATGTACTGTTGGCGAATGCGCACGGTATCCACAAAGTCCACACCCGCGTCTTTGGTGATATAAAGGTCGGTGCTGTGAATGCGCCAAGTGCTGTCCTGTATGTAGATATAGCCACTGAACAACGGCGCGCCCTTTGCGCGAGGTATTACCTTTATTTTATTGATTGTCAAACCCTTATCTTTATACTCCCCGATGTACTGGAAGCGATAATGCACAAATGAGGTTGCGGCTATGGGCGATATGAAGTTGCGCTCGGCAAAACTCTCCATTGAGTTTTCATAAAAGTTGAATTTAAAGGCCATAGCACTGTTCCAACTGAATCCGCGATTATTGCCGCTGACTTTGGAGGAAAGCATGACTTCTTTTTGCTTGTTCGGAGCCTCAAAATAGTAGCGTGAAAGCGATTCTGAGAGGTAGATAATGCCCGAACGATTTTTATCTAACCCGGGAAGGATGACATCTTGCCCCAGAATTTTCTTGGGCGCATTCAAGATTCGCTGCAAGCCTTTGATATATACCTGACACTCAAATCTGTCCACCTGATTGAGATAAAACTTACGGTTGCGCTGCGCAGCGCGAATGATGGCATAGGCGGGGTCTTCATCTTTGCTGCTCACCTGTACTTCTTTCAGAACAACCGGCTGAGGCTTCATCTGTACGTCTAATGTCAGCGTTTGTCCTTTGCTTATGTCTATCTCGCGGGTTTCAGTCTGGTAGCCCAAGTAACGAAAGACGATACGCCTTTTACCTGAAGCTATTTCCAAGAAGTATTCCCCCTCGGCATTGGTGGTTGTACCATTAGATGTTCCTTCCTCAAAAACCGTCAGATACGGCATCGGTTGGTTTTGCTCGTCGGTAACGCGCCCGCGAACTTTTTGTGCCTGAACGGTAAACACCAGCAAGCAAGACAATATCGGCAATAGTAAGTTTTTCATGTATGCAACGGATGAAGTGTTGATAGTTGAAACTGATTATACCTCAAAGATGTTGCATTGCCGGCAAAGGTTGCTGCGTTGGTTATTGCAGTGTTGATAAATTTTTTGTTACAGGATATCCGTTCCCCATGATTATACACAAACCTGACATTCTCTAAGACTTTTCAGGTTTAAACAACTGCTTATCAGGAGTTTACACAAAAAATTTCGCAAACCTCTTGCGCTTTTGCATAAGCTAACTCACCTGTAATCAATCACGACCTCTTGCGAAGGGGGCGCATCGGTCGCAGAGAAATTTTGGGTAGCAACAATTGCATTGGCCCATCCGTCAAACTTGCCGGTATAAGCACCACAGCCGATGTATTGATAAGAACCATTGAGTATGTTACGACGGTGGCCGGGCGAATTCATCCAACCTAAAACAATTTTCTTTGCCTGATTGAGATAAGAATCCGCAATATGTGAACGATAGGAAATATTTTCTCCCGTATAGCTGTTACTTATACCTTCTGCCGCTATGCGTTTGCTGTACGTTTCCTTTCCTTGAACGGGGCTTGTATGCGAGAAAAAGTTAAGCCGTATCATATCTTTGGAATGTTCAAAAGCAGCTTTTTCAAGTGCAGCCGAATACTTTAAAGGTTTTTGCCGCTGCATATCGCGTTGCCAATTGGTTGCATAAAAGATGGCAGCATTGAGCAGCGCATAGTCAATATTTTTGCCATCAATCGGCTGATGCGCCATAGGCAATTGGGCAAAACTCTTGTAGTCGTGCTTGGCATACATTTCACGTGTCCATTTTGTCTGTACAGGTGCATGAGCCATCGTGATGAATCCTACTACAAGGCTGTAAACGATTGGATGCAGTTTTTTCATGGTTTCAACGTTTAGGATTTAGGCAAGGAACTTAAACGCATGACATAAGCGCAGATTTCACGAATGAATGCCGATGGGATGCTTTACGCAAAATCCGAGCTATCCGCATTCAACAGAAGAACGTCAAAATTTGCTTCCGCACTTTAATACCCTTTCGCCGAAAACGTTTCCAATTTTACTGCCAATTTCTGACGGGTACATCCAACATGCGCAGCACGCGGCGGTCGTGCCCGTAAACATCGCGGCGCAGGATGAGCAACTGCCGACGGTCGGGGAATGCAGTAAAGTAATGAATGTGCACCGGTTCGCGGCGGGGCAGCATTACGTTGCGCGTAGTGCCGGGGGCAAGCAGTTTGTCAAAGGCTGCTCTGTCCCATTGAACAGTGTCGCCCATGAGCAAGCCGGCCAAAATGAATGGGTTCCATACGCGAATACAGCCGTGGCTGAATGCACGCTCCTGAAACTGAAATTTGCTCAAATTGGGCGTATCGTGCAGATAGATAGCGTGCGGATTGACGCAGAAAAACTTGATTTTGCCCAATTGATTCCCTTCGCCGGGCGGCTGGTAGATGTGATAGCGCACTTTACCACTGCGCACGTCGCTCCAATTGACGGTAGAAGCATCTATGTGCTCACCTTTGCTATTGGCAATTTTGAAGCGATTGCGCGAGATGTAGTTGCTTTTTTTGGCCGCATCAACCGCCACTTCTTTGGTGATGATGCTTTGCGGTATGTTCCATACGGGGTTCAGTTCCAAATGCGAGATGTAGGTTTCAAACATGGGCGTTTGATTGACGCGTGTGCCTGCCGTAACGGGTGTGTCCCAAACAGCCTCGCCATTGCGGAAAAGGAACAGGCGAAAATCTGCCACATTGACCAAAATAAAATTCGGGGTCAGTGTGTCGGGTAGCCAGCGCATGCGCTCCATGTTCACGCGGATGGTGGCAATGCGCTGCTCTGCCGGAATGTTGAGTGCATTGCGCGTCATCGTATCTAAAATGCCCGTTTGTTTCAAGCCGTGCCTGTATTGCCATATTTTGAGTGCCTCGCTCAGCGAATCATCCAAAACCGTTGTATCCGAAGCATTGAGGTAAACTTTTTCGGCACGCAGCCGCTTGCGCAGGATACCAATGGCTTCATGACTTCCGCCTTTTTTGATGACTGTATCGCATTTAACAGGCTGAAAAACACCGGCAGCAGCCATTTGCCGATAAAAAGCCAATTGATTTTTCAAGAACACATAGTGCGGATGCCGACGCAGTTGGCGAAAGGTCTGTGCGGTGGAATCGGCCGCAACGTATTTTTCCAGTATCTCACCCTGATTTTTCCACACAAAATCGCGCGAAGGATAATTCCACAAAGTATGGAACATATGAGGTTTGAGTTTGCCTGCCAACAAATGTGAAGCATATTGCAACAGCCCTGTTGTCAGGTACAGTTCCATTGTTGCCAGAGTTTGCGGATTTTGGTACTCCTCGCGGGCAACCGTGCGTTTCAAGCTCAGAATCTCTTCTGTCAAATAATCTGTGGCTGCCAAACCGTTTTCATCGGCATTGAGCAGCACATTGGCCGCTTCTTCTATTTTGGCAGGCGTATTCCACAAGGTTTTAAAGTCGCGTTTCCGATAAAAATCTCTTAGGACACTGCCTTTTTGCAACAGCAGCGAATCTATTTGCCGATGTACAGACAAGGTACTGTCATGGCGGGAAAGCAATAATTGGAGGGCTTCCGCATACTCTGCCACTCGCGGTTGTTCGGGTTCTTCCGAGCTGAAAATTATGGCAGTTGCTTCCGACACTTCGGGCTGTTTTTCGCAGCCTGTGATTGTCCAGAGCAATGCACAATAGAGCCAGAAAAAATAGGTAGCGTTCATTGGCAGCAGTTTGTTAGTATTCCTATATACGGATTTTTGCCAATTTAGCTGTCTTTGAGAGGGTTTTTAGTGATAAAAGTCACTTTTGCCTTATAATTCATTTCATCAGGCAAATTCATCCCTTCCTGCCTATCTGCTTTAACAGCAATGAGTCATGGAGATATTTCTGCATCGGCATGATACAAAATTTTAATCAAAAAAATCAACAAAATCAGCAGCCAATCAAAGGAAAAACGACTTTTTAGATAAAAAATCCAAATGATTACCAATGGAAATCAACCAACAAAACAAAAGGGAATTTTTACTTTTTAAAAACCGCACTTGCGCGGTTTTTTTACTACAAGGACAATCAAAAAACTACACAGAAAAACAAGCGGATTTTCTGAAAAAATTTTTAAAAACCTACGTAACCTGCAAATTTAGGGTGTCGTATTGATACTCACAAATATTTCCTCATTTTTCTTTCGTTAAATTTTGTTAGGCTATGATTAAGCAATTATGGCGACTTTTTTTAGTCGCATGGATTTGTTTTATCTCGGCAGATGCAACAGCACAATCTGCAAGTGAATTATGGCTTAGCGGCGGATGGGGATTGCTCAATTCCGCGCAGTCTAACCGACAATATGTAAAGTCCGGCATCCAGTTTTCGGGTGGTTACAACCACTTTTTAGGCAAATCGCAAACTCCTTTCAGTCTGGGGCTGCAAACGCGCGTACAACACAGCATAGGCGGCAGAAGCGCAACAACCATTGAGCCGCTGTTTCAAGCTGCCGGTGTTGCAGGTTTATCGGCAGAACTGAATCAATCTTACAGCCAATCGCTCACGTTCTTAGGTGCCGGCCCGTTGGCACGGGTGCAAATAGGTAAATCGCTGCAATTGACTGCCGGCGTTGTGGGTGGATTGAACCTGTTCAAGCAAGATTCTTTTGCCATTGTGCAACGTTTTAACGTCGGGCAAGGCGGGGCATTAGTGCCTACCACGAAAGATGTATTGCGACAAAGCCCCGTAAGTTCATCGGCACTTGGATGGCTGCCAACTGCCCGCATCAACTGGATGCTTAACCAGCGGATAAGTTTGTGGGCAGAGGCTAACTACTTCCTGTCGGATTATAAGGCAAGGCAGCGCGAGCTTGTACCTTTGGGAACGCCTGATGCAAGCGGCGTGTATAAAATTGAGCAATTGACTCGCAGCAATGAATTTCGGACAACGGAACGCACTTTTTCGCTCAATCACATGCAGTTTAATGCAGGCTTGGGGATTCACATAGGCAAAGTAAAAACAGGTTCGCCCGATGCAAGCCCAAGCCAACAGCAACCTTCCCCTCGCCCTACCGAAACGGTCAAATCTGACAAAAAACCGACCAAAACCGATAAACCCAAACCCTCTGACCAAGCAAGCGGTGCACCTGCTTGGAATACCTACGAGCACCAGCCCCTGCCCGTCAGTGCTGACGTAATCGCCCAATCAGCCGTAGCGGATATACTCACCCCTCAACAACAGCAACAGCAGCAACAAAACGACTATCGCATTGTGTTGGTCGCTCCCTTGAAACAGCATTTTGAGGACATCCGCAACCTGAAAGAGTTCAGGTGGAAAATCGCAGGGCAACCCCGCACCAAACCCGATTACACGCTGGAAATCATTGCCGAGCAACAAATGCCCAACGGGCAAACCACTCCCACGGTGATTTACCGCAAAGAAGGATTAGGCGCTGCCGAGTCATGGCGCACCGATGAGAATTTTTACAGAGCCGTTGAAGCAGGCAAGCAACTGCAATTTACATGGCGCGTGATTGACAAGGCCAATAAGAAAGATTCGGAAACGGGTACTTTTTCTTTGAAATGCTGCCGTTTGGAACTTGACTTGCAAATAAACTCTGTTCGTTGTTTGGGCTTCCAGAAC encodes:
- a CDS encoding DUF5686 and carboxypeptidase regulatory-like domain-containing protein, producing the protein MKNLLLPILSCLLVFTVQAQKVRGRVTDEQNQPMPYLTVFEEGTSNGTTTNAEGEYFLEIASGKRRIVFRYLGYQTETREIDISKGQTLTLDVQMKPQPVVLKEVQVSSKDEDPAYAIIRAAQRNRKFYLNQVDRFECQVYIKGLQRILNAPKKILGQDVILPGLDKNRSGIIYLSESLSRYYFEAPNKQKEVMLSSKVSGNNRGFSWNSAMAFKFNFYENSMESFAERNFISPIAATSFVHYRFQYIGEYKDKGLTINKIKVIPRAKGAPLFSGYIYIQDSTWRIHSTDLYITKDAGVDFVDTVRIRQQYIPVSDQVWMLGSQVIDGSGGIEILGIKLKFAGSYTGVFSSYVLPSKYYTSTASVVQEKQTPALAKTAPARKARSRQPVATAKTMEKPPVNKSDSTSVAQSVSDKLDQPYDKNFFKGELIRVEKEANMADTNYWAQVRPIPLTDEERTDYVLKDSIRQVVESVPYKDSVDEIRNKFKPINILTGYRYNKSSKRVNFDISAPINGIQFNTVEGWALDLNLQMNRYDSARTRNTSVYSNLHYGFTLQRPYGGLGVSHRFNAINRLYILAEAGNKAVQFNPDAIPFTHNTSYTLWTEQNFMKLYEKAYAIVQSGMQVARGLNLLASVQWERRSPLTNAEALPTFWRRDIADREYTGNDPQNPLNNSPAFEAHQALVLGFRMRYQPGSQYRSFPNRRVFLGSKWPVFTLAYRKGMADVDYDYVRFSVEDELNLGMLGSTEYDFSVGTFLNANRLQFMDFKHFNTTQTIFNPSALRSFRALPYYQYSTLGTFFEGHAEHHFNGFLFNKIPLLKKLRWQEVAGLHILYTEQLKQYAELTLGIEKIFKILRVDYVMAFQRDQPIANAFRLGIGF
- a CDS encoding L,D-transpeptidase family protein, whose product is MNATYFFWLYCALLWTITGCEKQPEVSEATAIIFSSEEPEQPRVAEYAEALQLLLSRHDSTLSVHRQIDSLLLQKGSVLRDFYRKRDFKTLWNTPAKIEEAANVLLNADENGLAATDYLTEEILSLKRTVAREEYQNPQTLATMELYLTTGLLQYASHLLAGKLKPHMFHTLWNYPSRDFVWKNQGEILEKYVAADSTAQTFRQLRRHPHYVFLKNQLAFYRQMAAAGVFQPVKCDTVIKKGGSHEAIGILRKRLRAEKVYLNASDTTVLDDSLSEALKIWQYRHGLKQTGILDTMTRNALNIPAEQRIATIRVNMERMRWLPDTLTPNFILVNVADFRLFLFRNGEAVWDTPVTAGTRVNQTPMFETYISHLELNPVWNIPQSIITKEVAVDAAKKSNYISRNRFKIANSKGEHIDASTVNWSDVRSGKVRYHIYQPPGEGNQLGKIKFFCVNPHAIYLHDTPNLSKFQFQERAFSHGCIRVWNPFILAGLLMGDTVQWDRAAFDKLLAPGTTRNVMLPRREPVHIHYFTAFPDRRQLLILRRDVYGHDRRVLRMLDVPVRNWQ
- a CDS encoding CAP domain-containing protein produces the protein MKKLHPIVYSLVVGFITMAHAPVQTKWTREMYAKHDYKSFAQLPMAHQPIDGKNIDYALLNAAIFYATNWQRDMQRQKPLKYSAALEKAAFEHSKDMIRLNFFSHTSPVQGKETYSKRIAAEGISNSYTGENISYRSHIADSYLNQAKKIVLGWMNSPGHRRNILNGSYQYIGCGAYTGKFDGWANAIVATQNFSATDAPPSQEVVIDYR